GATATTGGATTGACAAGATCAAGTGATGCCACAGCCATGGACACCTTTATCTGCTGAATGCAAAATCTTTCTTGCTGAACCCCCACCAAACTCACCCCCAGGTCTTATCTGTTCTAAACtgagtatttatttattcatgtgGCTGCTTTATGGAAACTGCAAAGATCCTCATCAAACAGACACCAAAAAACTTCATTATTAAGGTGGAACTGAGCTGAGAACACACAGAGTGAAATTACCAACCTTATTTTGGGAAAGACACTCAGTGCCTTGGGCAGCTGGTGCTCAGCCCTCCTGTTACCCCCGGCCTCACTCAGGAATGAGTCTGGGTTTAAGGtgaagatttttcatttttctgtccaTTTTGCAGAGATAGGAGAGAATTCCCCAGGGTGAggggggcagagctgtgcagggctggtgggcaggagcagcagcagcagcaaaggagaGGAGGGGACATGTGGGAACCCAGAACATTCCTCTGTCTGTCCAGGATGGCcaagaccctgccagggggctcagagaccctgcacagagcccagaacacctgtgggtttgattatgacccgtggagcaaattaccaaccttagatgaaggtcagcaagccacaacagtttaagtagaataatagtgaagttatcacagggtggaaaagtagattttggggttttggtatgggggctcaggaggcaagatggagggaactgggcctgtccagcctttctccttcttcttggcctccatcttctgcagtgatgttggcacttttggactggtttagagtagaagctcactgtctaacataggtgataggtattgggaagtgattgtaaatattgtacaggtagtttttagtataaagacataacactgccctgggggcaggcagagtgcctggaactgtcctgctggatggacctgggcaaggcaggagaaaattttttatagataagaaacaataaacaaccttgagaccgagaaatgaagagctctgactccttcttcaagcaccaggctgggaaaagagacttttaacaTTCTCGGGGTCACAGCGACCGAAACATCCCGAGAGGGACGCTGGACCCTGCCCTACCCCAGcaaaccagaaaaatcccatttggcttttggagcagggctgggccagaTGGAAGAGGACAGGGCAGGCAGCTGATCTGCAGTTATCACTctcctctctgcctgcagcaccagcacatcTGGATGGCCTCACATCTGGGAGCTCCGGGCAAGGATGTTCTGTGCAAACGCCACAGCACTTGAATGCTGGCATTCACTGAGGGTAAATACCAACATTCCTGTGCTTCTGTGCTCTCATTGGTATTATAAATGCCAATCAAAGAGTTTGAGGCAAAAGACACTCAGAATTCAGAATGTACACACAGCAAATGTATTTCTCTTGAGCTGGAAATTAATTCTATTTCCCTTTCTTACTTTGAATCCAATATAGATTGGATCCAATTACCAGAGTTTCAAAACTCAGACTCCACCAGACAAGACTCATAAAGTTTTGTTCCTAAGCAAAGACAAGGCaacatttcagaaggaaagaaatcagTCTCCAAAATTCACACTTCTGAACAATCAGCTTTTCAGAAGCAGCTTCTTTTCCACAGTAAAGAacagctttttttaaattcaaaccCTTCAGCAACATTAACATTCTTGGTGCAGGTCCCTGCCCTGTCATAGCTCTTATCTCAAGGACAGCACCTCGACAGCAAAATGCCACATCCGTCACATGGGAATATCAGCAACTGCCCAGTCATCTTGAGCACAAATAAAGTGCACAAcccacagctctgtgtcctATCAGCTGCCTTCTAAAGCTGCTACAAACACCTCAAAGCACGAGTAAGGCTGCTGGTTTCATTATGGCACTTCCTGGGCACACAGGATGAGCCAAGTTTGTATTTGTGAAAAAAGCCAGGAGAGACAGAATGCAGAGAGACAgtgcagtgtcacagacatcttctatgaaaaaccctttccttaggatttttcctcctgagaagctgagaggcctcagaaacaaaatgtaaacattgattatctgctgctgaggaatgcaacaggtgcatctgtgattggtctcatgtggttgtttctaattaatggacaatcacagtcagctggctgggactctctgagacagaagcttttgttatcattccttttctattcttagctaaccttctgatgaaacctattcttctattcttttagtatagtttcaatgtaatacatatcataaaataacaaatcagcattctgaaccatggagtcagatcctcgtctcttccctcatccaagaacccctgtgaacacggtcactgCAGCGCCACACACGTGCTCCAAGCCATGGGATGTGCATGGATTCGTGGATTCATCTCTGTGCACATGCACAGACCCTGCTGGAGGTGGAGTGGGgtgagcagagctctgggttatccctgcctcctcctgcctgtgaTAATCCCAAAGGCTGTGGTGCGTGGTGGTGGATGTGTGTGTAcatctttttccctttgttttgcTTATTACTTTTAATCCCCTGGGGCATATCTCTGAGCTGAAGAAGTTTAGAGCTGATATAGCTTTTTAAAGTGGGGATTATGTAAATGAATATTATGGGGCTTTCATAAATAGGGATTATTTGTCGACTGCATTTGAGCGCTTCCTTTGGAGCCATTAAGGTCTGTTGTGTAAACAGGAATTTAGTGACTGCCTAATCTAAATTTCATTGATTCAATAAAAGATTACAACAGCATTTTTTGCATTCATTTTGGTCTCAGGAGAACTTATTTCTGGacaattttcaaataattaCAGGACTGTATATGAGTACAGCTAATCACGGTGGGCACACCTCAAACATTTGTATCAACTGTTCTTAATGATTTATTCTCCAGTTCTCTTCCTCTCTAGCTTTAAATtcactgtttaatttttttaattcactgcTGTCCCAGCCACTAACCTGTTCACTGTCACTCACCAAATTAAGAATTCTGCACGTTTAaatgagcaaagcaaaaaataagATTTTGCCAAAAGGTATAGCCACCCAAAAAGTTGCAAAAATTTCTTATCTGTGCTCCTAGATGTCCTAGATGAAAGACATTTAGGCAAAATGCTAAAAATTCTGGGAAATGCTGCCTCTTCTCAGGGCAGTTTCACACTTAGAGGCAGATTTTACTTGGAGAATTGACTCTTGGCCTCCTCTCAGCTGACAGGAAATGCAggtgcctttccctgctgcagagatgGTGCAGAGCCCCTGCTCTGTCATTTTTGTGTTGAGAATAACACAGGAATAATCAGAAGGCAGTATTGAAGAAAGAGTAAAGACATTTTTATTCAAGAGAATTGAGCGGTTTTTATGGAGTGATATGATAGATTTTATTTGATTGGCTAATTAGCAAAAACATCTTCCTCACACACTGTCTTTGAAAATAACTGAAAGACAAAGTAGAAAAACACCACTTGTATGTCAGAACCctggaaattcctctggctgccctggagaccctggcagggggctcagacaccctggcacagagtTAAAaccacctgtgcctttgattttagcccgtggaaaaaacaattaccaactttgtgtgaagatgcacaagccacaagagtttgaatagaatgatagtgagtttatcacagggtgaaatgtagaattttggggatttagaataGGGGTTcaggagacaagatggaggaatctgggtgtgttctgtctttctccttcttcttcttgccctccatcctctgctgtgatggtggcacttctggattggtttagagtagagacagactgtctgacataggtgatgggtattggaaaattattgtaaataaagtacaggtagttcttagtataaaaagccaacaccaccccaagggcagggactgtgccacaaactgacctgccagacagacctcagcaggtcagagaaagaatgtcatagacaagaaataataaacaaccttgagaatgagaacaGAAGAATCCTGGCTCCTTCTTtgggtgccaggctgggaaaagagactttgtgaCACATCTCAGGGTCATCCTGACCACGGAGACCCCCAAGACTTGTAGGCAGTTTATGCTCAACAAGTTATCACATCCTTACAACTCCCTAAAAATCCTCACAAGTCACTGTGAGAAACTCTTGCCATTTCTGTGTCCCGTGGCATCCACACTGCTCCAATGTTCCAtccagctgttccagctgctgTCTGAGAGGggcccagacagcagcagcagctgccccctcAGTGCAGGAGGCCCAGATGTGCCCCAGATGCCCTGACAGGACACAGCTCCTCATCCCAGAgcattccccagcagccctgagtgccctggggctgcatccctggctgtgcacagcagccccagctccgctccctccctgctcagcctcctcATTATTATTGTTCCAGTCCTCCCACCAGCCTCAGATCCAGCTGCATTAGGCAGGTTCTGATGCTGTCACAGTCACACAGAGAATGAATCATATTGAACATCGCCCATGGGGTTGTTTATTCCTTCAGGAGGGAATGGACTGCATGCCAATATCCCTGGCAAGGCTTAATGAAGGAACTGGGTTTTGCTAGGAAACCTGGATGCCCTCCTACAGGGATTTGCTGGATGCTATGGCTCTGAAAAGctatgtaaaaatatatatttaaaaaatctatatattatattatataatattatatcatattatattatattatatcatattatattatattatattatattatattctaCATAAAATACATCTTAATATAACAaaatatatgttatataatatattaaaatatattaaagctatattatatatattatttattaaaatatttattaattttaaaattaaaattaagaattgttaaattacttaatttttaaatattaaattatttattaaaatattagaaattatatttataaatacatattataaaaatgtaataaaatatataataaaattattttaaaaaatatttttatataatacaacttattttttaaaaaaataggaagaCACTTGCAACATAATGAAATTCTTGGTAGGGTCTTTtaagctctgcagctcctcagttCCTGACCTCAGTGGATACAGGGATACCAGGAATATGCAGGTCTGGCTCTTGAAGTTAATGCTTGTACAGGCATCTTAATCCTTCCTGTCCTCCTTACTTAGGTTCTACACcctctcctttgcttttgtcTCCTTCAAAATAGAGAACTTTGCCACCTGGCTCTGACTTCTGGAGCTGGGAATCACTGAGGGAGGAGTTAAATGGGAATTTTGCATCTTCCCCTGCTGTTTGCTGTTCCCAGTTTTTAAAGTGTGTTTCTGTTAAGCAGAACAAGCCCAGAGCAAAATCAGTGCCTTGGTTTACAAAGATCATTTGGTCAAACATAAACCAGCACTACTGTGCAAACAGTCTGTGATGGGCACCTCAGTTATCACACATGATGTGGTTTCTCCTTTGGTAATTTCTGAAACATATAGAACAGATGAAAATTTGAAATGCAATCCAGTCTTCAGCCTTTGGAAATGATTCATTCTATTAATGATTTACTGATTTACACACAGCTTATTTTGCATAAAGTTAGAGCTCGGCACATTTATTCACTGTGATTCCCTTAAAAATGGATATAAATATCAAAAGCAATTGGCTACCaaaaattttaatattacaGCACTGCATCATGCAGAGTTGACATGAATATGAGTCTAGGTCAGAAAAAATATAGAGAAAATGCTTAACCAAGTATGATATTTTACAGCATGTCACTGAATCATTTGAAAGGCTTCTATTCATTACAAACGTGTGCAGTGTGGGCAAAGGATTCCTCAGGAAAATAAGGAAGATGAATTATTCTCCTGATGAAATATGCTGCATGATCTATAGGAACCCATCTCTCCTACAAAGTCCAGCCTTTCTCTAGGGCTGTACACCTGAAAAAGAGAATAATTGCATGTAATTCCACAGCAAAAAATGCAGGTGTTCAGTCCCAAACTTGTCCCCAAAGCCAGTGGATACTGAGACTGCCAGCAGCAAGGTGTGCcaccctcctggctgctcttTCCATGATCCAAGCAAgcaaagcccagcagctcccaggcccCTGCAGGATGCTGAGCCCTTGCCATGgaccagccctgggctgctgaaaggcaggagcagctcctggggctctgggTGTTGTCACCTGCAAGCCTggaggagcacacagagctctccAGCCCTGTGTGATCCCAGGCTGGAGGATGAGGCTCAGTGTGGGTGAAATCAGTGAGCACAGGGTGGTTGTGGCAGCACTTTGACCCTCTGGCACCCACAGGGCCAGCAGGACAAGGTGCCAGTGAGGGCAGAGGTGGGCACTGTGCTGCCCATGTGCTACTCTGGGGTGTTGCAGCTTTGTGCCCCCAAACCCAGAAGCCCAAACTGGTTTTTCTGCCTGCTGGCTCCAACCATGCAGACCAGGAGGACCCTGGCCCAAATCAATGCTTTGGTACCCCGAAATGCCAAAGTGcccccagcacacaggaggGGATGTGGCACACCTCACAAAAAGCCTTCCAGGAGGCTGCAGTTAAtgtcctcagcagcagcaaggccaCCCTGGCCAGCTGAGGAGGTGCAGGGATGTTGACATGTTACACTCGTACACGTATTGATCCGACAGTCCATTGTGCACCAGAGCCCTTGGCAAAGGTCGCTGtctctgctcccaccctgcaacagagcacagggacaaaGATTAAATTTAGAAGTGATGAATGCTCCTGGTGCCCACCTGATTCACTTTGGGCCTCAAGCCCCAGATGAAGTCTGGAGCTGGCTTAATTAAGACATCCCTTGCCCCCTCCCAGCGCTGCCAGACGTGTCTGTTTCTTGTTGTCATTGTCTTTTCCCACAAATTCCTCCACCCTTTATCCCGTGCCAACCCTCAAACCGGCTCAGAGACTTGCCTCTGAGGCAGCATCCAAGACCCACATTTCCCATGACGCCCAAACAATCTCAGATCCTCATTTCTTGGCCCTTGCTTTAGCAAGGAGCTCCCACCTTTCCGGGGTCCAAGTTTACCAAAAAACCTCAATCACGACTTTTAACGTCCCAACTGGGTCTGGATTAGGACGCAGTCCAGTGGCTGAGCCCCAGGGGCCACCCCCGCACAGCGACTGCAGGAGCCAGAGCTCCCCacctgcctggcagcagccaaaaTTCAGCAGAGGGAGTGGGCACACGGGGAGCGGGCAGAGGCTGCGGGCAGAGATGCGGGCACAGGGCTCGGGCACAGCGAGCTGGCACAGAGTGCGGGCAGAGATGCGGGCACAGGGTAAGGGCAGAGGGAGCGGACACAGGGAGCGGGCAGAGATGAGGGCACAGGGTGAGGGCACAGGCTGCGGGCAGAGGGTGCGGGCACAAGGTGCCGGCACAAGGTGTGGGCACAGGGTGCGGGAAGAGATGCGGGCACAGGGAGCGGGCACAGGGTGTGGGCAGAGGGAGCGGGCACAGGGTGTGGGCAGAGGGAGCGGGCACAGGGTGTGGGCAGAGGGAGCGGACACAGGGAGCGGGCAGAGGGAGCGTGCAGAGATGCGGGCACAGGGAGCGGGCAGAGGGAGCGGGCAGAGATGCGGGCACAGGGAGCGGGCACAGGGAACGGGCAGAGATGCGGGCACAGGGTCCGCACCGGGTCCGCACCGGGTCCGCACCGGGTCCGCACCGGGTCCGCACCGGGTCCGCACCGGGTCCGCGCCCGGCCCACGCGGCCGCCGGCAGCTCGGCATGAATGAACCGCGCTCCTCCAATCGGCGCCCGCTCCGCCGCGGGCCGCCCCGCCCATCTCCCCCGCCGGCCAATCCCGTGGGCAGCGCCCTCCCGCCGCCGGCCAATGGCGagcgggcggcgcggggcggggccctCCCGCCGGCGGCGCCCTATGGCGGGGCGGCGCGCGCCACccgcggcggcgggcgggccaATGGGgcgcgggggcggggcgggcgcgcggcggccccgcgccccggcGCGCGGCTCTAAAGCGCggcgcgggcggcgcggcgCACACGCGATGGCCGCCGCCGCGCAGTACCTGCCGCGCTCCGCCGCGCTCATGCACCCCGACGGCGACCGCCTGCACCAGGGCACCACGTACCGCGAGGTGCAGAAGATGATGCACCACGAGTACCTGCAGGGACTGGCCCCCGCCGCCGGGCACGCCGTCGGGCTGGCGCACCACCAGTGGCTGCCCAGCGCCGGCACGGACTGGGGCAGCGGCGGGGGCGGAGGGGGCGCGCACCTTCCGCCCGCCGAGCACGCCAAGGGCGGCCCGCCGGGACCCCGCGAAGAGCTGTCGGCCGCCGCCTTCCACCACCGGCCGCACCTGGTGCACCagccggcggcgggcggcgcggcgggcggcTGGGCGCAGGGCGGCGCGCACCACCTGCCGCCCATGTCCCCGCCGTCGGGGCAGCCGCTGCTCTACGCGCAGCCCTACGCGGGCCTCAACGGGATGCTGGGCCCGCCGGCGCCCGCGCTGCACCACGGGCTGCGCGACCCGCTGGGCGCCGAGGAGGCGGGAGGCCACGAGCTGGCGGCATCGCCGCCGCCGCTGGGGCCGCCCGAGCCGTCGGACGAGGACGCGCCCAGCTCCGACGACCTGGAGCAGTTCGCCAAGCAGTTCAAGCAGCGGCGGATCAAGCTGGGCTTCACGCAGGCCGACGTGGGGCTGGCGCTGGGCACCCTGTACGGGAACGTCTTCTCGCAGACCACCATCTGCCGGTTCGAGGCGCTGCAGCTGAGCTTCAAGAACATGTGCAAGCTGAAGCCGCTGCTCAACAAGTGGCTGGAGGAGACGGACTCCAGCACGGGCAGCCCCACCAACCTGGACAAGATCGCGGCgcaggggaggaagaggaagaagcgGACGTCCATCGAGGTGGGCGTCAAGGGCGCCCTGGAGAACCACTTCCTCAAGTGCCCCAAGCCCTCGGCGCACGAGATCACCTCGCTGGCGgactccctgcagctggagaaagagGTGGTGCGGGTCTGGTTCTGCAACCGGCGGCAGAAGGAGAAGCGCATGACGCCGGCCGGGGTCCCGCATCCCCCCATGGAGGACGTTTACGCACAGGCGGACACTTCGCCGCTGCACCACGCGCTGCCCGGCGCCGTGCCGTGACTGCCCCGACGGCGGCGCGGCGGGCACGGGCAGCGGGGGACGCGTTTTAATTTATTCTCAGACTGGCCCGGCCGCCCGCTCTATTTATTCGCCCGCCGGAGCCGCAGCGGCCGCCGCAGCAGTAGCCAAAGGTTTGCGATCTCTAATTTATTCCCTTCCTCGCGCGgccgggaggcggcggcgcccccggctcggcccggcccggcccggggggaCGCTTCGAAACCATTTCCCGGCCCGTCTCTATTTATTTCTAACCGTGCGCGGAGCTCGCACCACCCTCCCGTTCGTTGGTGGGTTCAGTCCGGTCCATTCCCCTGGGGGTTTTCGgttcgtttttttttttggtttttttttgtttgtatctCTTATTGCAAAAAAACCAATGTAGACTGCGAGGGTACGTTTCTATTTATGTTatagtaaatattttattacttaCATAAACCATTTACCCAGGAACCGGTCTCGTGTCGTCTTTGCAGGCTCGGAGCGCGGCCGGTGGTTCCCGTTGCCGGTATCGGTTCGTGCCCGGCGGGGTTTGCCCGGCCGAGCCGCTTCTCTGTGTGGATGCTCTTTGTGCACCTTTCCCCGCAGGGTTTTTAGCGATCCCAGCGTGGCTCTCCGCGCTTCGGGCTCGCCCCTTGCCCTGCGTGGATGCTCTTTGTGCGCTGCCGTGTTCCCCGCACCTTTCCCCGCGGGGTTTTGACCGATCCGAGCGCGGCTCTCCACCAAACAGCCCGCACGGAACTTTCCTCCCGTGTATCGCAGGGAAATCCACGCACGCTGGTGTTCTGAGTAGATTCTTTCTGCTCAAACCACACTCATCGCTTTCTCTGAATCACCAGCTTTTCCTTGCCGTGGTTTCATGCCCGAGTATTTGGTGGTTTTGCCAAGAAAAcgcagaaaaatgcattttcagccTATCGGTTCTTGGAAGAGTGATCCTGCATCTCTAAAGCTTCTCTTGCAGCACCAAGAAAAGTCGCATGTGAGGATTGTTTGCCTTTGCAGGTCCTTGGATTCCTGCGGTGTTTTTTGTGTGTTGGGAGAACTTTTGAAAAATGTTCCCGTACAGAGCTCTTGCACTGATTAAATACTTGATCGAAATCTGGTAGCAAAGGaccaaattctttctttttttagttgGCAGAGAATCTACTGATGTTCTCCCATCTGGCACTGGATGGTTTCCCCACTTTATTCAGTACAAATTATGTGCTGTGAAAACAGAAGCTTTAAAGGGGATTTTCTAGCGAAAGCACGGCATTGTGCATTGCAGTTTATGTACAattctttttaatatatataaaaaattctAACATACCAAATGTAACTTGCTCTTGAAAATTTATACTTGAAAATTCTTGTCTTCGGTGCAGTTTGATTTTGTTGCATTTTGTGCCTTTGGTGGGGGTGTATATTACTTGTCTAAGCAATGTCACATTTGCCATTGATAATGTTATAATTTAGTGCATTTTCAATGTTTCTTCTAATGTAGCTATTCCACATCAGCTAATACAAGACTATCAAGTTCTCATTCAAAATTCAAAAAGTAAACTgatttttgagattttaaaataaagtcacTTTGAGCAGTTATTTCATCAAATGTAAAGAAATGGTTCACTTCGTGATACAAACCAGCCAGTGAATGCTGTGGGTTAGGGTATTAATAACTTCCCTTGGCATGCAGAGCATAATACAAAATCTCACTTAAAGGGCTTAGTGTGCAGTGTGTGTTCTGTCAGCTTTTGCTACAGGCTTAGCTTCCTTTTTTGTAATGAGATTGGTTTTTATAGAGGAGCAGAGAATGGTAGAGATCCTGAATTCAAAAAGTTTCGCTGTTTTTACTGAATATTTACTAATTTCTAAATAGCTCTGCAGATGTAGTAGCTTAGATGATACACTCCAGTAAAAAAGTAAAGGAGGAAGATGATTTAAGGATTTCAGTCAATGTATCATGACAGcgtttaaattaatttccaacTCTGAGAATCTGTCCTT
The sequence above is drawn from the Ammospiza caudacuta isolate bAmmCau1 chromosome 25, bAmmCau1.pri, whole genome shotgun sequence genome and encodes:
- the POU3F1 gene encoding POU domain, class 3, transcription factor 1 — encoded protein: MAAAAQYLPRSAALMHPDGDRLHQGTTYREVQKMMHHEYLQGLAPAAGHAVGLAHHQWLPSAGTDWGSGGGGGGAHLPPAEHAKGGPPGPREELSAAAFHHRPHLVHQPAAGGAAGGWAQGGAHHLPPMSPPSGQPLLYAQPYAGLNGMLGPPAPALHHGLRDPLGAEEAGGHELAASPPPLGPPEPSDEDAPSSDDLEQFAKQFKQRRIKLGFTQADVGLALGTLYGNVFSQTTICRFEALQLSFKNMCKLKPLLNKWLEETDSSTGSPTNLDKIAAQGRKRKKRTSIEVGVKGALENHFLKCPKPSAHEITSLADSLQLEKEVVRVWFCNRRQKEKRMTPAGVPHPPMEDVYAQADTSPLHHALPGAVP